One genomic region from Halosolutus amylolyticus encodes:
- a CDS encoding DUF4091 domain-containing protein → MQRRKYLEGLAGATGIVTVTPTGKTQGPDDREEGSSAKSATQGSDGPPGLERKGDTTPEWVQFLVEKAMPQEGLNTWVPTGSFGTSSSARVDRFPQDFGVTDQRNLSLIAARNEQVSGQVAVLSNDPIDELSCSVSDLESGTSGRIPADDIQVRYVGYVPIENAHSEHVWSATFEEVADDPVGTRSPDFVGDPLLEVNSIPVPAYAAQPIWFTINVPKTAPPGTYKGAITVDAGDQGTVHYALDLDVYDVALPDPADYEFYLDIWMNANAIAAEHSVNRRSADVQPWSTRHWELIEAYMRDMAKRGQKSITATIIHEPWQREWLEGAWRSQTEIGYESMVEWRYDGQNWSFDFSIFDQFVETGLEQGMGPDIAAYSMLVFRGSQRITYVDEREGERAIWNGEAGDPFWQEAWTAFLEAFQPHLEEKGWLERTYIAFDERPEELMQEVIELLEAVAPVFVDRLHIAGSMDVEDIAHNVAAHYGHLPIDQDIVDRRREDEKITTFYTAGGQSHPNTFSFSPPVEARMLPWISALNDLDGYLRWAYNSWPTDVYENPVFRYVQGDEYFVYPGEDGPISSLSWEQLTEGIEEYELVRMLREREGGDTAVLKNALELATRDRDAREKDLRDVVEAKEIVLKELAGN, encoded by the coding sequence ATGCAACGACGAAAGTACCTAGAAGGACTCGCTGGTGCGACTGGAATAGTCACCGTGACACCGACAGGCAAAACCCAGGGGCCCGATGATCGAGAAGAGGGGAGTTCAGCGAAGAGTGCTACTCAGGGTTCAGACGGCCCGCCTGGGCTGGAGAGGAAAGGAGACACCACGCCCGAGTGGGTGCAGTTCCTCGTCGAGAAGGCGATGCCCCAAGAGGGTCTCAATACGTGGGTACCAACTGGCTCCTTCGGCACGTCCTCGTCTGCGCGGGTTGACCGGTTCCCGCAAGACTTCGGTGTCACCGACCAGCGTAACCTTTCGCTGATTGCGGCGCGAAACGAACAAGTGTCGGGACAAGTAGCAGTCCTGAGTAACGACCCGATCGACGAACTCTCGTGTTCGGTCAGCGACCTTGAGTCCGGAACGAGCGGCCGGATCCCGGCGGACGATATCCAGGTCCGGTACGTCGGGTACGTCCCGATCGAAAACGCACACAGTGAGCACGTCTGGTCGGCGACATTCGAGGAGGTAGCTGACGACCCGGTAGGAACACGGAGCCCAGACTTCGTCGGCGATCCCCTGCTCGAAGTCAACAGCATCCCCGTACCGGCGTACGCGGCCCAACCAATCTGGTTCACAATCAACGTCCCGAAAACGGCACCACCTGGCACGTACAAAGGGGCGATCACGGTCGACGCGGGCGATCAGGGCACAGTCCACTACGCGCTCGATCTCGACGTCTACGACGTCGCACTCCCCGACCCGGCAGACTACGAGTTTTATCTGGACATTTGGATGAACGCGAATGCTATCGCAGCCGAGCACTCGGTCAATCGACGATCCGCCGACGTCCAGCCGTGGTCCACCCGTCACTGGGAGCTGATCGAGGCGTATATGCGCGACATGGCGAAGCGGGGACAGAAGTCGATCACGGCGACTATCATCCACGAGCCTTGGCAACGCGAATGGCTAGAGGGGGCGTGGCGGTCGCAGACGGAGATCGGGTACGAGAGCATGGTCGAGTGGCGGTATGACGGCCAGAACTGGTCGTTCGACTTTTCGATTTTCGACCAGTTTGTCGAGACCGGCCTCGAACAGGGAATGGGGCCGGACATCGCCGCGTACTCGATGCTGGTGTTCCGGGGTTCCCAACGGATCACGTACGTAGACGAGCGCGAGGGCGAGCGCGCCATCTGGAACGGCGAAGCCGGCGACCCGTTCTGGCAGGAAGCCTGGACGGCCTTCCTTGAGGCGTTCCAGCCACACCTCGAAGAGAAAGGATGGCTCGAGCGGACGTACATCGCCTTCGATGAGCGGCCCGAGGAACTGATGCAGGAAGTGATCGAATTGCTCGAGGCCGTTGCACCGGTGTTCGTTGACAGGCTCCACATCGCCGGATCGATGGACGTCGAAGATATCGCCCACAACGTAGCCGCACATTACGGCCACCTCCCGATCGATCAGGATATCGTGGACCGGCGCCGTGAGGACGAGAAGATCACGACGTTCTACACCGCCGGCGGGCAATCGCACCCGAACACCTTTTCGTTCTCCCCACCCGTGGAAGCGAGGATGCTCCCCTGGATATCGGCACTGAACGACTTGGACGGCTACCTTCGGTGGGCGTACAACAGCTGGCCCACTGACGTCTACGAGAACCCGGTATTCCGGTACGTACAGGGTGACGAGTACTTCGTCTACCCGGGCGAGGACGGACCGATCTCCAGCTTGTCTTGGGAGCAGTTAACCGAAGGGATTGAGGAGTACGAACTCGTCCGGATGCTGCGGGAGCGGGAGGGCGGGGACACTGCGGTCCTCAAGAACGCCCTCGAACTCGCCACCCGAGACAGGGACGCCCGGGAGAAGGACCTGCGGGATGTCGTGG
- a CDS encoding Rid family detoxifying hydrolase, protein MKEIETDDAPASIGPYSQAILDGDRIYVSGQGPVDPESGDVVSEDIAEQTAQTIANIEAILEAEGTALDDVVKSTVFVRDMDNYDEINEVYEEHFSPPYPARSAVEVVRLPIDIGVEIEVVATV, encoded by the coding sequence ATGAAAGAGATCGAAACTGACGATGCACCCGCCAGTATTGGCCCCTACTCGCAAGCAATCCTCGACGGAGACCGCATTTACGTTTCCGGACAGGGTCCAGTTGATCCGGAATCGGGTGACGTCGTTTCTGAGGATATTGCGGAACAGACCGCACAGACGATAGCGAATATCGAAGCGATTCTCGAAGCGGAAGGGACGGCGCTTGATGACGTGGTGAAATCGACGGTTTTCGTTCGAGATATGGACAACTATGACGAGATCAATGAGGTCTACGAGGAACACTTCAGCCCGCCGTATCCCGCTCGAAGCGCCGTCGAGGTTGTCCGGTTACCAATAGACATCGGTGTCGAAATCGAGGTCGTTGCTACCGTCTGA